The following are from one region of the Saccharomyces kudriavzevii IFO 1802 strain IFO1802 genome assembly, chromosome: 12 genome:
- the NKP2 gene encoding Nkp2p (similar to Saccharomyces cerevisiae NKP2 (YLR315W); ancestral locus Anc_4.132): MDSEQLLDHYISDSLLTTLVPFHEFKQLLHSHTSDEQQLHRWYKLLQAKDAQVTSDLQVQIKRFFIALRSRLLRVLETEQLAHSVSLETLIDALYKINDLLLQRLQILDDTIHEKTLELAQFEKMVRSSTAGDDAIPGLLEIIQSYINILDDNDNQ, translated from the coding sequence ATGGATTCTGAACAGCTGCTAGATCACTACATTTCAGATTCGCTACTGACTACTCTGGTACCGTTCCACGAGTTCAAGCAGCTTCTGCACTCGCACACGAGCGACGAGCAGCAGCTGCACCGCTGGTACAAACTGCTCCAGGCCAAGGATGCGCAAGTGACCTCCGATCTCCAAGTTCAGATTAAACGTTTCTTCATAGCCCTGCGTTCCAGGCTTTTACGGGTCCTGGAAACCGAGCAGCTGGCCCACTCCGTCAGTCTCGAAACGCTGATCGACGCGCTGTACAAGATCAACGACCTGTTGCTTCAGCGTTTGCAAATTTTGGACGATACCATCCATGAAAAGACTCTAGAACTGGCACAATTCGAGAAAATGGTCCGCTCATCTACTGCTGGAGACGATGCCATTCCTGGTCTGTTAGAGATTATACAGTCTTACATCAATATACtagatgataatgataatcaATGA